The genomic window ATGCGAATAATGAGAAGCCATTAACCCTATTTTAATATTATTTAATGGAAGAGAGTACCTCAAAGGAAAAAATATTAAAAAAGATCCGAAAGGCCCTGATACATAAATCGGAAGTAAATTTTGGCGCTGTTGATTTTGATTCTGAGATTTATACCACATCGGATGACTCCCATGAAGTTTTATTTGCGCAACGGTTAACCTCGCTTAACGGCAAGTTCGCATTTTGTGAGAACGATTCTGATCTCGTATCCACAATCTCATCGCTTATCAAAGAAAACAAGTGGGACAATATATTTTGCCTGGAAGAATCACTTAAAACAATACTTAAAAAAGGTGGTATCCCTTTTTCAGATAAGGAATCGGACTTTATCAATACCAATGTGGGAGTTACGGGCTGCGAGTGCCTTGTTGCCCGGACAGGAAGTGTTATTATAAGTTCGAAACAGGCATCCGGCCGACGCTTACCTGCATATTCCAATTATCACATCGTTATTGCCTATACCGACCAGT from Bacteroidota bacterium includes these protein-coding regions:
- a CDS encoding lactate utilization protein codes for the protein MEESTSKEKILKKIRKALIHKSEVNFGAVDFDSEIYTTSDDSHEVLFAQRLTSLNGKFAFCENDSDLVSTISSLIKENKWDNIFCLEESLKTILKKGGIPFSDKESDFINTNVGVTGCECLVARTGSVIISSKQASGRRLPAYSNYHIVIAYTDQLVYNIKDALKGLKTKYGKNFPSLVSTITGPSRTADIEKTLVQGAHGPKEIYVFLIDSSGKGQ